Genomic segment of Oncorhynchus keta strain PuntledgeMale-10-30-2019 chromosome 12, Oket_V2, whole genome shotgun sequence:
caagatcaacttttcagaggagactgcatgaatcaggtcttcatggtcgaattgctgcaaagaaaccactactaaaggacaccaataagaagaagagacttgcttaggccaagaaacatgagcaatggacattagaccggtggaaatctgtcctttagtctgatgagtccaaatttgagatttttgtttccaaccgcagtgtctttgtgagacatagaataggtgaacggatgaagcatggaggtggtgtgatgatgtgatggtgttttgctggtgacactgtcagtgatttatttagaattcaaggcacacttaaccagcatggctaccacaacattctgcagcgatacgccatcccatctggtttgtgcttagtgggactatcatttgtttgtcaacaggccaatgactcaacacacctccaagctgtgtaagggctaattgaccaataaggagagtgatggagtgctgcataagATGACAATcacaatcactcgacctcaacagcatttgagatggtttgggatgatggCTAATGGCTAAGTGGTCTTTTTTGTCTAGCAATCTTTTTGATGTGGTAAAAAGTGATATAAATGGCTAAACAACTACATGAAAGTATTCATAAAACATAAAGGAAAGTTAAACGTACAGATGGTGACAGCACAAGGGCTATGAAAGACAGGATGACGAAGAATGAAAGATGATTACATTCAGGATTGTCAAAAAGTAGCTAGATAACAACAACCAACTACTTCGTGTTTTGTGTACTTCTGTGGTCGCAAAAAGCCGGCGTAGTCTGGCTGTAGTGTTGTGATACTTATTTACTACTAACATCAATTAGTAAAAATCTACCTGATTACTACTGGAAACACTACTGTTTCCTACTGAAAAGTACACAACTCTAATTGTGTAGCTTGAGTAGTGCATAAACTACACATTCACTTCACAATCCCTACAGGTCTCTACATAGTCACTACTGCGCGACTAGGTTTTATGTAGTAATTCAGTAGTACTTTGAGGGACTGACCACCCAATTTACTGAGCCTTGCTCGGAGTGACTGCCTTTTGTCCATCACGATCCCTAACTTGGTGAGAATATTTAGCTAGCCCACAAATACGCTTCCAGTCTTCTCAActgtttcctgtgtctgtctgtgttcataTAGGCACTGCTTCAGGTCGCCAAAAACCTTTTCACACACCTGGGTAAATATCATACTTGACCTATTATCCTTGTTTTAGTGGCACAGTGGGGCATCATTTTTTGCTGTTATAACAACATTTATATATCTCGGTCTCCAGATGATGTATCAGTCCTGCTAAAAGAGATCATTGCAGAAGCACGGAGTCTCACCAGTGCAGAAATGTAAGTACTGTATTACCATAAGGCTATCACAAGCATTGTAACAAAAGCCTAAAGCTGTGtttgaatactcatactaaccgcactatttgtgacgtgaattgagtatatagtatgcttataggtcatagtatggatatagttagtttGCCAAAGTTCCCGGATGTCGTACTAAATTTGCCAAAATACGAAGTATACATGCACTGGACACTATTTCTGTGCTTTAGGGTCCACAATACAATACTTCAgaaaatgggcgtggcttcacaaCATTTTCAGATTCGAAGAAAATGGTGGAAAATATGCAGTTGAAGCAAAGAAGTCGGACGAGAgcggatacaaattcattgctttaactaattatgaaaaatgttaagaaaatgttgatcaatgtaataaagtaatgatctttcaaataagttacattacacattatgttggctgacaatttgttagctacgctatccTTACCAACTACATAGCATTACAGCAgaatgtaccggtatgttagctagttacctaacattagttggctactaatacatcgaacttgccaggcagtatattaactatatgctatctaactaaccacccaatgtttattgacttgattatttttttttttttagccaaGTGGAAGAGTCATTGTGAGTTTCAATGGACATTGTTAATTCTGGCTATCTACtcagatttcagagcactctcctGCAGAATAACGGAttaatttacgaacgctcaacacccattgaaataaaatatatattgttgCCAGCagtacagttacagtcaccaacgctctggataacatgaaaacagcttaACCAGCTGTGCTAGGGTGGGTAAAAGGGTGAGAGTGAGGTGTTTTTTGTGTCTGGAAGTAATTAGCCAACGTtaaccagttagcttgggtgcttgactgccattgaATGCTACAAaagcgaaacgctctgaatttacgaatggacaatctgacaacactctagagatttacgaacgcccagagcgcactttggcactccagattgaatttacacACACAACCAAAATCATAAAATGTTTAGTTAGTCATTTGTTATACTAACAAGCTAGCAacaggttgcatagcaacagcatcaattTCCGGAAGACAAGTGAAGCTctagtacgctcaactgaaaTAATACCATTCgcttacagtatactaaaatgatctaatagtatatagtacagttgtggccaaaagttttgagaatgacacaaatatacattttcataaagtctgctgcctcagtttgtgtgatgacaatttgcatatactccagaatgttatgaagagtgatcagatgaattgcaaagtccctctttgtcaTGCAAACGAATGCAttcccaaaaaaacatttccactgcatttcagccctgccacaaaaggaccagctgacatcgtGTCactgattctctcgttaacacaggtgtgagtgttgacgaggacaaggctggagatcactctgtcatgctgattgagttcgaataacagactggaagcttcaaaaggagggtggtgcttggaatcattgtttttcctctgtcagccatggttacctgcaaggaaacacatgccgtcatcattgctttgcacaaaaagggattcacaggcaaggatattgctgccagtaagattgcacctaaatcaaccatttatcggatcatcaagaacttcaaggagaggggTTCAATTGTTGTGTAGAAGGCTTAAGGACactcaagaaagtccagcaatCGCCATGACCGTCTCctaaaaacatcagggacagactgatattctgcaaaaggtacagggattggactggtgaggactggggtaaagtcatttctctgaatcccctttccgattgtttggggcatccggaaaaaagcttgtccggagaaggtgagcgctaccatcagtcctgtgttatgccaatagtaaagcatcctgagatcaTTCATGTgtgggttgcttctcagccaagggagtgggttcactcacaattttgcctaagaacacagccatgaataaagaatggcaccaacacatcctccgagagaaacttctcccaaccatccaggaacagtttggtgatgaacaatgccttttccagcatgatggagcaccttgccataaggcaaaagtgataactaagtgtctcaaggaacaaaacattgatattttgggtccatggccacgaaactccccagaccttaatcccattgagaacttgtggtcattcctcaagaggcaggtggacaaacaaaaacccacaaattcttataaactccaagcattgattatgcaagaatgggctgccatcagtcaggatgtggcccagaagttaagttaagcatgccagggcagattgcagaggtcttgaaaaagaagggtcagcactgcaaatattgactctttgcatcaatttaatgtaattgtcaataaaagcctttgacacttatgaattgcttgtaattatacttcagtattccatagtaacatgggacaaaaatatctaaagacactgaggcagcaaactttgtggaaattaatatttgtgttattctcaaaacttttggccatgactgtatcaCGACTGAcgcattaagtatgtagtatacaggaTGTTAGTGTGGGTATTCGAGCACAGCCTTAGTATCACTGATTAATATGacccatctttctctcctccagttgttctgtgttcctgttGGACAGTGTCAGTCATGAGCTGGTTGCCAAGGTGTTTGATGGAGGAGTGGTTATCAATGAGGAAGTGGGTCTTTATCCTAAACTTACTCACATCAAAGCCCTAAGTTTAGTATAAGATAACATTTCATTGTAAATGGATGTTATTTCCATAGTATAATTGCTTTTTCTTCTCATCTCAGACAGAGCTGCGTATCCCTGCTGACCAGGGCATAGCAGGCCATGTCGCCACCACAGGGAAGATCCTCAACATCACAGATGCCTActcccaccctctcttctacCGTGCCGTGGACGACAGCACAGGCTTCAGGACACGCAACATCCTCTGCTTCCCCATAAAAGACGAACACggaggtctgtctctctctctctttgtctttctctctccaattctccctctccctattttttttatttaaatttgtattattttacccctttttctccccaatttcgtggtatccaattggtagtagttactgtcttgtctcgtcactgcaactcccgtacagacttgggagaggcgaaggttgagatccatgcgtcctccgaaacacaacccaaccaagcagcactgcttcttgacacaacgcacatccaacccggaagccagccgcaccaatgtgtcggaggaaacaccatacacctagcgacctggtcagtgtgcactgtgtccggcccgccacaggagttgctagtgcaccatgagacaaggatatcccggcAGGCCAAACCCttcctaacccagacgacgctgggccaatggtGCGTCGCCCCATgagcctcccggtcgcggccccTCTCCCTATTTCTGATCTATATCTATACACATACATCtatcatctttctctttctccctctctttctctgtgggtTCAGAAGTGATTGGCGTGGCTGAGCTGGTCAACAAGACTAATGGACCATGGTTCACCCGCCTTGATGAGGACTTGGCCACAGCCTTCTCCATATACTGTGGCATCAGTATCGCTCATGTGAGTGCACAGACATCCCCTTTGCGTATCCTTTAGACCTTATAACTGATTATTACCTGATACATATTTTTCTATAGAGTAAGGATATTGATAGATTGTTGATGACACGTTAGTGTTAATCAATGTTGTCATCATGATGAATGACTCCTGtgctctctgttcctccccagtccctcctgtaTAAGAGAGTCGACGAAGCCCAGTTTAGGAGTCAGCTGGCTAATGAGATGATGAAGTACCACATGATGGTAAAGCATCCAATCAGAGCTCTTCTTCAACCTATTCAACTAATCTCTTCAACCTATGAATGCAGATCCAGTCAGTTTGTAATATTTGGCAGTTAATGTCCTGACCTTTGACCCTGTCTCTCAGGTGTCAGAGGAGGAAGTGACCCGGCTACTGACTGTGGGAATCCAGCCTGTAGGGGAAATCTACCCCAGCTTCTCCAGCTTCACCTACACACCTCGCTCCCTGTCAGACGACAGCACACCCACGGTGAGACAATCAACACACACTCTTGGAGAAATACACTGGTAGTATAATTTCTTTTTTCTCATGTATCTTGATCATGCCTCCTGTTTTCAGGCCATTATCAGCATGTTTGAGGACATGGGCTTCATAAACACCTACAAGATCAACATGCACACGCTGGCCAGGTTCTGTCTGATGGTGAAGAGAGGCTACAGGGATCCTCCATATCACAACTGGATGCACGCATTCTCAGTCTCTCATTTTTGCTACCTCCTCTGCAAGAACCTGGAGCTCTCCAACTACCTAGAGTATGAACACACAGAGATAAGAATTTACAAACTTTGCTTCAGCAAAGTGAAACACACTCATGAACACCTCAACTCACACCGCAGCGTTCTTTTGTTTCAGGGACATCGAGATGTTTGCTCTTTTTGTGTCCTGCATGTGTCATGACTTGGACCACAGAGGGACCAACAACTCCTTCCAGGTGGCATCGGTAAGATCCCACAtaccacaaacacacagactccTATGCTGTATGTATACCTGTATCTACAGTGAatttggaaagaattcagaccctgtccccttttccacattttgttatgttacagccttattcttataaaaacattttttccccctgaatttacccacaataccccataatgacaaagcaaaaacaggtttagaaatgtttgcaaatagtGTATACACTAAATAAAAAACaggaataccttatttacagtaTTCCGACCTTTTGctacgagactcgaaattgagctcaggtgcatccggtttccattgatcattattgagatgtttctacaacttgattggagtccacctgtggtaaattcaattgattggacattatttggaaatcTATATAAGgccctacagttgacagtgcatgccagagcaaaaaccaagccatgaggtcaaaggaattgtccgtagagatccgagacaggattgtgtcaaggcacaacattctgcagcattgaagatcctcaagaacacagtggcttccatcattcttaaatggaagaagtgtggaaccaccaagactcttcctagagctggccgtatggccaaactgagcaatcgggggagaagggccttggtcagggaggtgaccaagaacccgatggtcactgacagagctccagagttcctctgtggagatgagagaaccttccagaaggacaaccatcgctgcagcactccaccaatcaggcctttatggtagaacgGCCAAACAGAAGCTACTCCTCAGGAAAAGGTGCGATAggtcgcttggagtttgccaaaaggcacctaaacaactctcagaccatgagaaacaagattctctggtctgatgaaaccaagattgagtgccaagcgtcacatctggaggaaacctggcaccatccctacagtgaagcatggtggtggcagcatcatgctgtggggatgtttttcagaggcagaggcagaggagactagttaggaacgagggaaagatgaacagtgaAGTATAGAGATCCTTAATAAAaagctgctccagagcactcaggacctcatactgaggcatatgttcaccttccaacaggacaacgacccttagcacaaagccaagacaatgcaggagtggcttcgggacccGTCTCTaattgtccttgagtggcccagccagagcccgaatttgatcctgatcaaacatctcttgcgagacctgaaaatggctgtccagcaaacctccccatccaacctgacagagcttgaggatctgcagagaagaaatgggagaaactccctaaatacaggtgtgccaagcttgtagtgtcatacacAAGAAGAGTTGAGGCCGTGatccctgccaaaggtgctttttaatacatttgcaaacatttctaaaaacctgtttttgctttgtcattatggggtattgtttgtagattgagggATACTTGTTTTTGttcatccattttagagtaaggctgtaacgtaacaaaatatgggaaAAGTcgaggagtctgaatactttccgaatgcactgtatatcatacCAACTGCCACAGAAAAGTGTATTACCCAAACAAGCTCTTCTGTCTTCTTTTTTCCAGAAATCTGTGTTGGCTGGCCTGTATAGTTCTGAGGGATCTGTGCTGGAGGTAAACACAAATACTTCATGAATCAGAATGGTATTATGCATGTCCCTCATCCTTAGGAGCCGATGACatggatgtcaattaaggcagccacccgcacctctctgattcagcgGTTTTGTTTTATATGTGGACGACAAATTTCcattgaatgcattcagttgtgcaactgactaggttttCCCCAGGCAAAACCATGGCTCGATGGTGCGCTGGGTTGTTTCTGCCCTCAAGTGGATATGAAATATAATTGCAACCTCACCACTGACATTGAATTGGCTCTCATTTCCAGAGGCATCACTTTGCTCAGACGATTGCCATACTCAACACCCAGGGCTGCAACATCTATGAAAAGTTATCTAGAAAGGTAAAACAAAAGGCAATGTAAGGACTGTACTCTTTTCTCAAGGTTTTTTAGTTGGTGTTGTACTATTTTGACTCTGTTTCCACATTGTTTTTTTGATTGCCAGGACTACCAGAGGATGCTTGACTTGATGAGGGACATCATCCTCGCCACAGACTTGGCTCATCACCTACGGATCCTGAAGGATCTGCAGAAAATGGCAGACGGTAAATTATCCCCCTACATCCTGTCTCAGAGTCTTATGAAAGGTAGCACTTCACTTCTCTTCTATTTCTTATTATAATcatactgtctgttgtgtcttcCAGTGGGCTACAACACCAAAGACCCTCAGCACCATAACCTGCTACTGTGCCTGATCATGACCTCCTGTGACCTCTCTGACCAGACCAAGGACTGGAAGACCACCTGGAAGATCGCAGTAAGAACCCACTCAGATCTTACGCCTTTAATAACCAACTGTGTTCTAACCTTCTTTCACATTTAGATCACTTTTAGTGGTCTTAGTAAGATGGTGTAGGCCTCCATGCAGTATGTTCACATGAAACGCATGTCTGTTTTTGTTTCAGGGACTTATTTACAAGGAATTCTTTTCTCAAGGAGATCTGGTATGTATGGAATTGTTTATTGAATGCCCAACATGGTATGCCTCATTGTTTTCTGTCTCCATGTGGTACAGGGGCTTTTACGATTTCCTCTGTGTGAGAGTGTGTCCCTGTGCTTGTGGCTGCAGGAGAAGGCTATGGGGAACCGACCCAGTGAGATGATGGACAGGGAGAAGGCCTACATCCCAGAGCTGCAGACAAGCTTCATGGAGCACATAGCCATGCCCATCTATAAGTGAGCCTCTGACTGATCCCTAACTCCCAAATCTGGGAGAGGATGGGTGTAATTGTTCTCAGACAATGAGAACTGTTTTTGTTGTAATGCATATTAGTGGACTCTCCTTAGCTTGTCTCACTATATCCCCCCCCCTTCCTCTACTTCCTCCTACAGACTCCTCCAGGACCTGTTCCCCAGGTCGGCAGAGCTGTATGAAACCGTGGCTAGCAACAGAGAACAGTGGGGTAGGGTCTCTCACAAGCTCAACATTAAGCGGTGGCCCGGCAACGATTCTCTGGACTACCTAGATGCAGAGTTTGAGCAGCTACAGGTTGAGCAGAACGGACAGATGGAACAggaaggacaggacagacagacagggcaggaAATGGACGATGAGACCAATGGTAGCCCTCCAGCCCAGCCCTAGGCCACAGCAAGACAACCAAGAGTCATGGAGAACTAACACCTACATCAAAGTGATTTTGATTTTATATTCTGTCATACCCAAAATGGATTGTGGCTCAATCATTATTTTATTACCTCCCCCTGCAAAGACACTTATTTTACAGGATGTAGTGCACAACAATCTAAATGATCATTCTCTCACATTGCAGCTGGTGTGGAACACAATGCAGACAGCAGGGGGACACAGAAAATGATTGATTACATAGATTTGGAGAGAGGAATATTACAATGGCTATAAACTAAttttacaaaaatatattttttattttgcctTGAGTTTCTCACAATGATACTTGAAGTTTGTGTGAATCTTTAAAGGCAGATATTGAGAGTTATCAGGTAGAACCATGTACATTGTAAACGGGGGTGAACATAGATTAACATTTTTACCTACCGGTATGGGACACCCAGGTGCGAGcaggcattttttttttaatcatcaTAAAGTACAGGGTATCCTACTCTGCTAacactgacaaacagatcaataaaaacTAAAAGTGGCACTGGCCCATTGACAAATACAGTGAATATGCTCACACCGGGGATATGGCCGATGTTCTCCACTGGTGCCAATAAGGTAACTTAATTGAGCGAACAGTAGCATAATCATTTTTTGATAATTAAAAGACAGATATTTTCATCCTCATCAATTTACAGCaatagccatttgctttccaaacgtTTTTTCCGCGATTGTATTTTTAAATATAGCGATATGCCTGGCTGGGTctctgcttttcactgacagtAGTAACTCAATCATGTATTTGCAGCCTGCACTGTCCAAATGTCGGACCCTTCCGACTGTAGGCGATGCGATTGAAAACAATTCACAGGTTGTTTGTTTTTGAACTAATAATCCTCTGTGGCCAAATCATGCTTTCTGGTGTAATAGCCTATTTTcaatgattttatttatgtattgaCAGGAGTAAGCTAATTAGGCCATATAATTTCGGCAATTTAATTCAATTTACTCCAGAGAAAGCGTCCCCTAGCCTTATGGCACGGCCGCCTATGCCGATTAATGtggcatgaacacaaccagtcatgatgttttcatctgattgtcaaacaatcgCTTAACAAATACGCTCCTTGTAGGCTACCCACGCATATACGTCCACTCACAAAATAATGTCGGCATCCAAACCCCAACAATTTGATGTGGCTGACATGCAGTAATAATAAATACTTCTGTAGTAGCCAATTGTTTTTTGGCCATGTTGTATTAATTGTGATAGGCTCACTTTTTACCGGTAAGCAcaccc
This window contains:
- the LOC118391263 gene encoding cGMP-dependent 3',5'-cyclic phosphodiesterase-like, translated to MLQGVLIALFRFFRGGGRQVFPPVEERGPYSNSVQYALLQLASVTDSSSLQDAIREALQTVFYEVDSVYVYLLDAETGRLWCEEPPHELPKEGRLRDVVVQQRRVQCEGLPSSELQEQQRERLTEPLQQDKRVLIIPILDQVVTTALLLVCCTQPTKAQEQSLDVLERHVTIACKRVQALQGQRLTQGLEVNRKSYLSLTRRTTPDVDYSALDHQILRLCGELYDLDAATLQLKVIRYLEAQTHSLCCCLLLVSEDNQQLFCQVVGDKVLKAEISFPLSFGNLGQAVEKRKSISLQDVTQKEHQQLNSTLGFEVLSMLCVPVECRATTKVVALACAFNKKGADRHTEVDEHIVQHCFCYTSSVLTSTLAFQKEQRLKYECQALLQVAKNLFTHLDDVSVLLKEIIAEARSLTSAEICSVFLLDSVSHELVAKVFDGGVVINEETELRIPADQGIAGHVATTGKILNITDAYSHPLFYRAVDDSTGFRTRNILCFPIKDEHGEVIGVAELVNKTNGPWFTRLDEDLATAFSIYCGISIAHSLLYKRVDEAQFRSQLANEMMKYHMMVSEEEVTRLLTVGIQPVGEIYPSFSSFTYTPRSLSDDSTPTAIISMFEDMGFINTYKINMHTLARFCLMVKRGYRDPPYHNWMHAFSVSHFCYLLCKNLELSNYLEDIEMFALFVSCMCHDLDHRGTNNSFQVASKSVLAGLYSSEGSVLERHHFAQTIAILNTQGCNIYEKLSRKDYQRMLDLMRDIILATDLAHHLRILKDLQKMADVGYNTKDPQHHNLLLCLIMTSCDLSDQTKDWKTTWKIAGLIYKEFFSQGDLEKAMGNRPSEMMDREKAYIPELQTSFMEHIAMPIYKLLQDLFPRSAELYETVASNREQWGRVSHKLNIKRWPGNDSLDYLDAEFEQLQVEQNGQMEQEGQDRQTGQEMDDETNGSPPAQP